Part of the Leptolyngbya sp. BL0902 genome, CACAGCCTGTCGATCTGAGGGGCGGGCCTGATAGGTGTGGGGGTCTTGCCCCGGAGCTAACAGACAAACCAGGTCTACACTATCCTCGGCGACCTGCTGAGTTAAATCGCACAGCACACGACTGGTGGCCACCACCTGAAGACGATCTCCATCGACCCCACCCCCAGCGCTGTTTTCCCCGCTGCTGGCACAGCCGCCTAGAGCCGCCGCCACTAACGTTAACCCCAGCGCTACAAAACTTCGATACTGCTTCACCATAACGTCTTGAGTGAATGATAATCGTTATCATTCTAGCTGAAGGCTAGCCCTAGTGACGGTGAACGACGGTGATCAATCCGCTAAGCTCAGCCTGAGCGGGATTAGTTTTTCAGTTGGAGGTAAACGGCTGGGATGTAGTGTGACACAGCGCCAACCAACGCTTATTTCTTCTGGGTGAGGTGGCGCGGTGATCGAGCCCCAAAATCCTAAAACCCTCAGCCAACTCAGGGCACTGCTGTGCTACACCCAAGCTACTTTAGAGCAGGATTAGATTGAATACAGGGCGGATGAGGAGACTCGAACTCCCGAATGGTGGAACCACAATCCACTGCCTTAACCACTTGGCTACACCCGCCATATTTGCGTTTCCGCGTTTTTTACTCTAGCACATGGAAGGTCACACTGTAGGGAATATTCAAGGGTAAGTTTTTAGACCCGCTGGATGAGGGTTAGCCCAAGGGGCATCGTTGCTTTGGGTGCAGGAAGCTGTGGATGGGTCGAGAAAGTGGCGGTTGGTGTGAATAACAATGCTGGATTGCTGCATCGGATACCAGTGATTCCTGGCGCAGTTTCTATAATAGGTAAACATTCGTTGCCCTAGGATCTCTAGATTGAAGGTAGCGTGAGCTTAGGAGGTATCTGCGGTGTCCACCAACTTGTTTCCAGCAACGGCCTATCTGCTGGTGTACCACGGCAGTCGCGATCCTCGGCCCGGTCAGGCGGCAGAACGACTGGCCCAGCTCGTGCGTGAACAACTCAACTCTCCCCATGGGACAACGGTTTCTAGCTCACCCCCCCTCCCAGGTACGCCCCTGAGCCCCTTTGAACGCTTGCCTGCCGCAATGTATGGTAGCGGTCTGGCCGCCGCCAGTCAGCCGCGTCGGGCTATGGCAGATCCCATCCTGGTGGGCACCGCTTGCTTGGAAACAGGGGCACTGCCGCTGCACCAGCAAATCGTAAAATTCGGGCGGCGGGCGGCGGCGGCGGGGGCAACGGCGATTCGCATCGTTCCCATCTTTTTGCTGCGAGGGGTGCATGTGCTGCGCGACCTTCCTGCTGAGATGCAGATGGCCCAGCGGTCTCTGCCAGATCTAGCGCTGTCCCTCACGCCTTCCCTGGGTGATCATCCAGGGCTGCGCCATCTGGCACAAGAACGTCTACAGACGACGACGGCAGAGGCGTGGCTGTTGCTAGCCCACGGCAGTCGGCGGCCAGAGGGCAACCGCGCCATTCAAACCCTGGCCCAGTCTTTAGGGGGAGCCGTGGCCTATTGGGCGGTGCCGCCTCACCTAGAGACCCAAATCATTCATCTGATCCAGCAGGGCGTACAGCGGCTGGCTATTTTGCCCTATTTCCTGTTCACGGGCACAACTACCGACGCCATCACCCAGCGCACGGAGGAACTGGCGGAGCGGTTCCCAGGCTTGGGGATTCACCTGCTGCCTCCCCTTGGCCCTTCTCCGGCCCTGGCTCAACTGGTAGCAGACTTAGCCCTAGGACAGGGTGCTGTTGCCCCTGCTCAGCCTGCGGTATCACTCAAGCGGATGGCCCGTCGTTCGCTGTTGCAGCCGTCTTCGATGGTGTCTTAGCGGCTTCCTAGGAGTGTGTTTTGCCCCAATTATCCAGGGCTCAGCAACGATAGATCACATCTATGGAGCTGGCCCGGTTCGGTGGCATGATGAAGGTTCAGTAGTTTGGCGATGACCTTGACACCTTCTTCAATGGATGCGGCCTCGATTCCAGGCAAAGTCTATCTGGTGGGGGCTGGCCCCGGCGATCCGGGGTTGTTTACCCTGAAGGGCAAAAGTTTGCTGGAGTGCGCCGATGTGGTAGTACACGATGCCTTGGTGAGTGCGCCGATTTTAGCCATGATCAACCCCCAGGCGGAGGTGATCAATGCGGGTAAGCGGCAGGGCAGCCATTCCATGCTCCAGCCAGATATTACCCAGCTTTTGATTGACAAGGCCACTGATCACGCCATTGTGGTGCGGCTGAAGGGGGGGGATCCCTTTGTGTTTGGCCGGGGTGGTGAGGAAATGGCTGGGCTGGTGGCGGCGGGCATTGCCGTGGAGGTGGTGCCGGGGATTACCGCTGGAGTGGCGGTGCCTGCCTATGCGGGCATCCCTGTCACCCATCGAGAGGACAGTTCCTCCGTGGCCTTTGTGACGGGGCACGAGTCGGCGGGGAAGTATCGGCCCCAGGTGAACTGGCGGGCCTTGGCCCAGGGCGTGGAAACCCTGGTGATTTATATGGGTATTCGCAATCTGGACACGATTACCGCCGAACTGTTGGCCGCTGACCTCAGACCAGAAACCCCCGTGGCGCTGATTCGCTGGGGCACCCATCCCCAACAAGAAACGTTGCTAGGCACCCTGGCCACCATTGC contains:
- a CDS encoding sirohydrochlorin chelatase, with amino-acid sequence MSTNLFPATAYLLVYHGSRDPRPGQAAERLAQLVREQLNSPHGTTVSSSPPLPGTPLSPFERLPAAMYGSGLAAASQPRRAMADPILVGTACLETGALPLHQQIVKFGRRAAAAGATAIRIVPIFLLRGVHVLRDLPAEMQMAQRSLPDLALSLTPSLGDHPGLRHLAQERLQTTTAEAWLLLAHGSRRPEGNRAIQTLAQSLGGAVAYWAVPPHLETQIIHLIQQGVQRLAILPYFLFTGTTTDAITQRTEELAERFPGLGIHLLPPLGPSPALAQLVADLALGQGAVAPAQPAVSLKRMARRSLLQPSSMVS
- the cobA gene encoding uroporphyrinogen-III C-methyltransferase, which produces MTLTPSSMDAASIPGKVYLVGAGPGDPGLFTLKGKSLLECADVVVHDALVSAPILAMINPQAEVINAGKRQGSHSMLQPDITQLLIDKATDHAIVVRLKGGDPFVFGRGGEEMAGLVAAGIAVEVVPGITAGVAVPAYAGIPVTHREDSSSVAFVTGHESAGKYRPQVNWRALAQGVETLVIYMGIRNLDTITAELLAADLRPETPVALIRWGTHPQQETLLGTLATIADRVEATGFKAPAIAVIGQVVRWQAQFQHCRPGPRDWGK